Proteins from a single region of Apium graveolens cultivar Ventura chromosome 7, ASM990537v1, whole genome shotgun sequence:
- the LOC141673765 gene encoding secreted RxLR effector protein 161-like, with the protein MEKFMRKDETGKPVDSTKFRSLIGGLQYLVHTRPDIAFVVGLISLFMEKPTLMHLNAVKRVLRYVKGTLEYSLRYAKGSGNHMLTGFSDSDFSGSCGDRRNTSGMAFYLNKNLITWISQKQRCVALSTCEAEFMAATAGACQGIWLQKLLSRITDVVPGPVTLYIDNKSTIDLAKNLVFHGRSKHIDVRYHFIRECMDRGEIVLKHISSDRQCADILTKAMSAKFEEMRSLLGIKNLVKQV; encoded by the coding sequence ATGGAGAAATTCATGAGGAAGGACGAAACAGGAAAGCCAGTTGATTCGACTAAGTTTAGAAGCTTGATTGGAGGTCTACAATACCTGGTACATACCAGACCAGATATCGCATTCGTTGTAGGTTTAATAAGCCTTTTTATGGAGAAACCAACTCTCATGCACCTGAATGCTGTAAAAAGAGTCTTACGCTATGTTAAAGGTACATTGGAGTATAGTTTAAGGTATGCAAAAGGGTCTGGAAACCATATGCTGACTGGGTTCTCGGACAGCGATTTTTCGGGTAGCTGCGGAGATAGGCGAAACACAAGTGGGATGGCTTTCTATCTCAATAAAAACTTGATAACATGGATATCCCAAAAACAGAGATGTGTAGCTCTATCAACCTGCGAAGCAGAGTTTATGGCTGCAACTGCAGGGGCTTGTCAAGGTATTTGGTTGCAGAAATTGCTGAGTCGAATTACTGATGTAGTTCCAGGACCAGTGACGCTATACATCGACAACAAATCAACAATAGATTTGGCGAAAAACCTTGTTTTTCATGGACGCAGCAAGCACATAGATGTGCGTTATCATTTTATTCGGGAATGTATGGACAGAGGAGAAATTGTGTTAAAGCATATCAGCTCAGATAGACAATGTGCAGATATACTCACTAAGGCGATGTCAGCTAAGTTTGAAGAGATGAGAAGTCTGTTGGGGATTAAGAATCTGGTCAAGCAAGTTTAG